In a genomic window of Micromonospora cremea:
- the murJ gene encoding murein biosynthesis integral membrane protein MurJ: MTRPAPLAGAGRLAGAAALIAVLTVLSRLAGFGRTAVFTWVVQQSDLGGMYVIANTVPNIVFEIVAGGALASLVVPLLAGAIAAGDRRAVAATTGALLTWTVSLLVPLAVLVALFADPIMSLISEGRSAPELAAGARMLRVFAPQLPLYGIGIVLTGVLQAHRRFAWPVIAPLLSSLTVVVVYLAFGAAQGRGASVAQVSRSGELVLSAGTTLGVVVLSLSLLIPLRRLRLRPRPGYAFPADARARIGGLATAGAVTVAAQQVALLVILNRVSGGPTGSPQVFNLAQAIFLLPWAVLAVPLAVASYPTLAAASAAGDEDGYRRTLSSSVRGVLLFSCLGVAVLVATAQPIAALFYPENPASTAAAITGFAPGLLGYGLFAVLSRALYARGDTRAATVAITLGWLVVPAVALPLAGLLPTADRVLAATVANSVGMSVLGALLLAAVWRGAGRAALAGAARAGAAGGLAGVLAALAGLGLTRWFDTPGGGTPTIATALGQGMLSGILVGVVFLAVLWFVDRRDVRPLLAGVLRRLGRAGRRGSRDRAGTPTPGAVPPEQDDGKETVVR, translated from the coding sequence GTGACCAGACCGGCACCCCTCGCCGGCGCCGGCCGGCTGGCCGGGGCAGCCGCGCTCATCGCCGTCCTCACCGTGCTCAGCCGGCTCGCCGGCTTCGGCCGTACCGCCGTGTTCACCTGGGTGGTGCAGCAGAGCGACCTCGGCGGCATGTACGTCATCGCGAACACGGTTCCGAACATCGTCTTCGAGATCGTCGCCGGCGGGGCGCTGGCCAGCCTCGTCGTACCGCTGCTGGCCGGCGCGATCGCGGCGGGGGACCGGCGGGCGGTGGCGGCCACCACCGGGGCCCTGCTCACCTGGACGGTGAGCCTGCTGGTTCCCCTCGCCGTGCTCGTCGCGCTGTTCGCCGATCCGATCATGTCGCTGATCAGCGAGGGCCGCTCCGCGCCGGAACTCGCCGCCGGGGCCCGGATGCTGCGCGTGTTCGCTCCCCAGTTGCCGCTCTACGGGATCGGCATCGTGCTCACCGGCGTGCTTCAGGCGCACCGCCGCTTCGCCTGGCCGGTGATCGCCCCGCTGCTGTCCAGCCTCACCGTGGTCGTCGTCTACCTGGCCTTCGGCGCCGCTCAGGGGCGTGGTGCGAGCGTGGCCCAGGTCAGCCGCAGCGGCGAGTTGGTCCTGTCCGCCGGCACCACCCTGGGCGTCGTCGTGCTGTCCCTCTCGCTGCTGATCCCGCTGCGCCGGCTCCGGCTACGGCCGCGACCGGGGTACGCCTTCCCGGCCGACGCACGCGCGCGGATCGGCGGACTCGCGACGGCCGGTGCGGTGACGGTGGCCGCTCAGCAGGTCGCGCTGCTGGTGATTCTCAATCGGGTCTCCGGCGGCCCCACCGGCTCCCCGCAGGTGTTCAACCTGGCCCAGGCGATCTTCCTGTTGCCGTGGGCGGTCCTCGCGGTACCGCTGGCGGTGGCGTCTTATCCCACACTCGCGGCCGCCTCAGCTGCCGGTGACGAGGATGGCTACCGACGCACCCTCTCCTCGTCGGTGCGCGGCGTGCTGCTCTTCAGCTGCCTGGGCGTCGCGGTGCTGGTCGCGACGGCCCAGCCGATCGCCGCCCTCTTCTACCCGGAGAACCCGGCGTCCACCGCGGCGGCCATCACCGGCTTCGCGCCCGGGCTGCTCGGGTACGGGCTGTTCGCGGTCCTGTCCCGCGCTTTGTACGCCCGGGGCGACACCCGGGCGGCGACCGTGGCGATCACGCTGGGCTGGTTGGTGGTTCCGGCCGTGGCGCTGCCGTTGGCGGGCCTGCTCCCCACCGCCGACCGGGTGCTCGCGGCCACCGTCGCGAACTCGGTGGGCATGTCGGTGCTCGGGGCGCTGCTGCTCGCGGCGGTGTGGCGCGGCGCCGGCCGCGCGGCGTTGGCCGGCGCGGCCCGGGCTGGCGCGGCCGGCGGGCTCGCCGGAGTGCTCGCCGCGCTCGCCGGGCTCGGCCTCACCCGGTGGTTCGACACGCCGGGCGGCGGCACCCCGACGATCGCGACGGCACTCGGTCAGGGCATGCTGTCCGGGATTCTGGTTGGGGTCGTGTTCCTCGCCGTGCTCTGGTTCGTCGACCGGCGGGACGTACGGCCACTGCTCGCCGGGGTGCTGCGGCGCCTGGGCCGGGCGGGCCGGCGGGGGTCGCGGGACCGGGCCGGTACGCCGACGCCGGGCGCGGTTCCCCCGGAGCAGGACGACGGGAAGGAGACGGTGGTCCGGTGA
- a CDS encoding glycosyltransferase family 4 protein: MPIRWSGSVALVLASSTGGVGQHVRSVARGLVAAGATVLVCGPAATQEQFDFAGVGARFQPVEIPASPTPADARAVLALRRVLAAARVDVVHAHGLRAGLVAVLARPAAPLVVTWHNAVLAGGLRGGMSRLAERMVARGARVALGASADLVERAAALGATDARLAPVAAPTLPAPRRRPAAVRAEFGVRPDQPLIVSVGRLHPQKRYDVLIDAAARWRTRTPPPVVVIAGSGPAYLPLAARTSAARAPVTLLGHRTDVADLLAGADLAVVTSDWEARQLFAQEALRAGVPLVATAVGGLPELVGDAAALVPAGDVDAVDAAVRALLDDPAARAELGRSGAERAATWPTEADTVAALAALYAELAAAPTGPAAPDPDAPMTGHR; the protein is encoded by the coding sequence CTGCCCATCCGATGGTCGGGCAGCGTCGCGCTGGTGCTCGCCTCCAGCACCGGTGGGGTCGGCCAGCACGTCCGCTCCGTGGCGCGCGGGCTCGTCGCGGCCGGCGCCACCGTGCTGGTGTGCGGGCCGGCGGCGACGCAGGAGCAGTTCGACTTCGCCGGGGTCGGCGCGCGCTTTCAGCCGGTGGAGATCCCGGCCAGCCCGACGCCGGCCGACGCTCGCGCGGTCCTGGCCCTGCGGCGGGTGCTCGCCGCCGCCCGGGTGGACGTGGTGCACGCGCACGGCCTGCGCGCCGGGCTGGTCGCCGTGCTGGCCCGTCCGGCCGCCCCGCTGGTCGTGACCTGGCACAACGCGGTGCTCGCCGGCGGGCTGCGTGGCGGGATGTCCCGGCTCGCCGAGCGGATGGTGGCCCGGGGCGCCCGGGTCGCCCTCGGCGCCTCCGCGGACCTGGTGGAACGGGCCGCCGCGCTGGGCGCCACCGACGCCCGGCTCGCCCCGGTCGCCGCGCCGACGCTGCCCGCGCCGCGCCGACGCCCCGCCGCCGTGCGGGCCGAGTTCGGTGTCCGCCCGGACCAGCCGCTGATCGTCTCGGTCGGCCGGCTGCATCCGCAGAAGCGGTACGACGTGCTGATCGACGCGGCGGCCCGCTGGCGTACCCGCACTCCACCGCCGGTCGTGGTGATCGCCGGCAGCGGCCCGGCCTACCTGCCGCTGGCCGCCCGGACCTCGGCGGCCCGCGCCCCGGTGACCCTGCTGGGGCACCGTACGGACGTGGCCGACCTGCTCGCCGGCGCCGACCTCGCGGTGGTGACCAGCGACTGGGAGGCCCGGCAGCTCTTCGCCCAGGAGGCGCTGCGGGCCGGTGTGCCGCTGGTGGCCACCGCGGTCGGCGGGCTGCCGGAGCTGGTCGGCGACGCCGCCGCGCTGGTCCCCGCCGGCGACGTGGACGCCGTCGACGCGGCGGTGCGCGCGTTGCTCGACGACCCGGCAGCCCGGGCCGAGCTGGGCCGGAGCGGTGCCGAGCGGGCCGCGACGTGGCCCACCGAGGCGGACACCGTGGCCGCGTTGGCGGCCCTGTACGCCGAGCTGGCCGCGGCGCCCACCGGTCCGGCGGCCCCGGACCCTGACGCCCCGATGACGGGACACCGGTGA
- a CDS encoding CTP synthase — MAPSARTTRHIFVTGGVASSLGKGLTASSLGNLLTARGLRVVMQKLDPYLNVDPGTMNPFQHGEVFVTEDGAETDLDVGHYERFLDRALSGKANVTTGQIYSDVIAKERRGEYLGDTVQVIPHITNEIKSRILAMGDPDDDGHVPDVVITEVGGTVGDIESLPFLEAIRQVRHDLGRDNCFYLHVSLVPYLAPSGELKTKPTQHSVAQLRNIGIQPDAIVLRCDREIPEKLKEKLSLYCDVDAEAVVAAPDAPSIYDIPKVLHREGLDAYVVRRLGLSFRDVDWTSWDDLLERVHRPRHTVTVAVVGKYVDLPDAYLSVSEAIRAAGFGHRARVQLRWVPSDECVTPAGAAAALAGVDGILIPGGFGVRGIEGKIGTARYARENGIPLLGLCLGLQCMTIDVARHLAGLDGANSLEFDEQAAHPVIATMADQEDIVAGKGDLGGTMRLGAYPATLTEGSIVAEAYGSTDISERHRHRYEVNNAYRDALTKAGLHISGTSPDGRLVEFIELDRGLHPFFVATQAHPELKSRPTRPHPLFASFVKAAVAYSQADQLPVDLDAATEAPTARRAARNGAATKASSAS, encoded by the coding sequence TTGGCCCCATCAGCACGGACGACCAGGCACATTTTCGTCACCGGGGGCGTCGCCTCCTCGCTGGGTAAGGGCCTCACCGCCTCCAGCCTCGGCAACCTGTTGACCGCGCGCGGGCTGCGCGTCGTGATGCAGAAGCTCGACCCCTACCTCAACGTCGACCCGGGAACGATGAACCCGTTCCAGCACGGCGAGGTCTTCGTCACCGAGGACGGCGCCGAGACCGACCTCGACGTCGGGCACTACGAGCGGTTCCTGGACCGGGCGTTGTCCGGCAAGGCGAACGTCACCACGGGCCAGATCTACTCCGACGTGATCGCCAAGGAGCGGCGCGGCGAGTACCTGGGCGACACCGTCCAGGTCATCCCGCACATCACCAACGAGATCAAGTCCCGGATCCTGGCGATGGGCGACCCGGACGACGACGGCCACGTCCCGGACGTGGTGATCACGGAGGTCGGCGGCACGGTCGGCGACATCGAGTCGCTGCCGTTCCTGGAGGCGATCCGCCAGGTCCGCCACGACCTGGGCCGGGACAACTGCTTCTACCTGCACGTCTCGTTGGTGCCCTACCTGGCGCCCTCGGGTGAGCTGAAGACCAAGCCGACCCAGCACTCGGTGGCGCAGCTGCGCAACATCGGTATCCAGCCGGACGCCATCGTGCTGCGCTGCGACCGGGAGATCCCGGAGAAGCTCAAGGAGAAGCTGTCGCTCTACTGCGACGTGGACGCCGAGGCGGTCGTCGCCGCGCCGGACGCGCCGAGCATCTACGACATCCCGAAGGTGCTGCACCGTGAGGGGCTGGACGCGTACGTGGTGCGCCGGCTCGGGCTCTCCTTCCGGGACGTGGACTGGACCAGCTGGGACGACCTGCTGGAGCGGGTGCACCGGCCCCGGCACACCGTCACCGTCGCGGTGGTCGGCAAGTACGTCGACCTGCCCGACGCGTACCTGTCGGTGAGCGAGGCGATCCGGGCGGCCGGGTTCGGCCACCGTGCCCGGGTGCAGCTGCGCTGGGTGCCCAGCGACGAGTGCGTCACCCCGGCCGGCGCCGCGGCGGCCCTGGCCGGCGTGGACGGCATCCTCATCCCCGGCGGTTTCGGGGTGCGCGGCATCGAGGGCAAGATCGGCACCGCCCGGTACGCCCGGGAGAACGGCATCCCGCTGCTCGGCCTCTGCCTCGGCCTGCAGTGCATGACCATCGACGTGGCCCGGCATCTGGCCGGCCTGGACGGCGCCAACTCGCTGGAGTTCGACGAGCAGGCCGCGCACCCGGTCATCGCCACGATGGCCGACCAGGAGGACATCGTCGCCGGCAAGGGCGACCTGGGCGGCACCATGCGGCTCGGCGCGTACCCGGCGACGCTGACCGAGGGCTCGATCGTCGCCGAGGCGTACGGCAGCACCGACATCAGCGAGCGGCACCGGCACCGCTACGAGGTGAACAACGCCTACCGGGACGCGCTGACCAAGGCGGGCCTGCACATCTCCGGCACCTCGCCGGACGGTCGGCTCGTCGAGTTCATCGAGCTGGACCGGGGCCTGCACCCGTTCTTCGTGGCCACCCAGGCGCACCCGGAGCTCAAGAGCCGCCCCACCCGCCCGCACCCGCTGTTCGCCTCATTCGTCAAGGCCGCCGTGGCGTACTCGCAGGCCGACCAGCTTCCGGTCGACCTGGACGCGGCGACGGAGGCCCCGACGGCGCGTCGGGCCGCCCGCAACGGCGCCGCGACGAAGGCGTCGTCCGCGTCGTGA
- a CDS encoding NUDIX domain-containing protein — protein sequence MSERANGHSGAARSAVEHRYQVRSREERYQGRIFAVVSEEVTMPGGGTAVRDLVRHVGAVAVVALDDAGQVVLIRQYRHPVGRHLWELPAGLMDVSGEELPAAALRELAEEADLTAGRIDVLVDLHSSPGFTDELVRVYLARDLADVPAGERHERSDEEADLQVVRIDLDEAVGMVLAGEITNASAVAGLLAAARARDTGWSALRRADAPLPR from the coding sequence GTGAGCGAGCGAGCCAACGGGCACAGCGGCGCGGCGCGAAGCGCCGTCGAGCACCGCTACCAGGTGCGCTCGCGCGAGGAGCGCTACCAGGGCCGGATCTTCGCCGTGGTCAGCGAGGAGGTGACCATGCCGGGCGGCGGGACCGCGGTGCGTGACCTCGTCCGGCATGTCGGGGCGGTGGCCGTGGTGGCGCTCGACGACGCCGGCCAGGTGGTGCTGATCCGCCAGTACCGGCATCCGGTCGGCCGGCACCTGTGGGAGTTGCCGGCCGGGCTCATGGACGTGTCCGGCGAGGAGTTGCCGGCCGCCGCGCTGCGGGAGTTGGCCGAGGAGGCCGACCTCACCGCCGGGCGGATCGACGTCCTGGTCGACCTGCACAGCTCGCCCGGGTTCACCGACGAGCTGGTCCGGGTCTACCTGGCCCGGGACCTGGCCGACGTGCCGGCCGGCGAGCGCCACGAGCGCAGCGACGAGGAGGCCGACCTCCAGGTCGTGCGGATCGACCTGGACGAGGCTGTCGGCATGGTCCTGGCCGGCGAGATCACCAACGCCTCCGCGGTGGCCGGGCTGCTGGCCGCGGCCCGCGCCCGGGACACCGGCTGGTCGGCGCTGCGCCGCGCGGACGCACCGCTGCCGCGCTGA
- a CDS encoding TM2 domain-containing protein, producing the protein MIVPSGGSRCGQRASGSLVCRPMTTPPYQPGYPQGVSDKSKVVAGVLGILLGFFGAGRFYIGDIKIGVLQLVVSVCTLGFGSIWGLIDGILILVNGGTDAQGRPLRD; encoded by the coding sequence ATTATCGTCCCATCTGGTGGGTCCCGCTGCGGACAGCGGGCGAGTGGATCACTAGTGTGTCGGCCCATGACCACTCCTCCTTACCAGCCGGGGTACCCCCAGGGCGTCTCCGACAAGAGCAAGGTCGTTGCGGGCGTCCTCGGCATCCTGCTCGGCTTCTTCGGCGCCGGTCGGTTCTACATCGGCGACATCAAGATCGGTGTGCTGCAGCTCGTCGTGAGCGTGTGCACCCTCGGCTTCGGCAGCATCTGGGGCCTCATCGACGGCATCCTCATCCTGGTCAACGGCGGCACGGACGCACAGGGCCGGCCGCTGCGCGACTGA
- the ald gene encoding alanine dehydrogenase, giving the protein MKVGIPREVKNHEYRVAITPAGVNEFTRSGHQVFVESGAGIGSSISDEEFATAGAKILATADEVWETAELVLKVKEPIAEEYHRMREGQVLFTYLHLAASKECTDALIDRKVTGIAYETVELPDRSLPLLAPMSEVAGRLAPQVGAFYMMRTGGGRGVLPGGVSGVYAAKTVVIGAGVSGMNAAVIALGLQSEVLLLDKNVARLRQADAIYRGHLQTVASNAYEIERAVLDADLVIGAVLVPGAKAPTLISNELVSRMKPGSVLVDIAIDQGGCFEDSRPTTHADPVYKVHESIFYCVANMPGAVPNTSTYALTNVTLPYALELANQGWREALRRDPALALGLNTHDGRVTYGPVAESHGMDVLPLADVLA; this is encoded by the coding sequence GTGAAGGTCGGAATCCCACGCGAGGTCAAGAACCACGAGTACCGCGTGGCGATCACGCCGGCGGGCGTCAACGAGTTCACCCGCAGCGGTCACCAGGTCTTCGTCGAGTCCGGCGCCGGCATCGGCTCCAGCATCAGCGATGAGGAGTTCGCCACGGCGGGCGCCAAGATCCTGGCCACCGCCGACGAGGTGTGGGAGACCGCCGAGCTGGTGCTCAAGGTCAAGGAGCCGATCGCCGAGGAGTACCACCGGATGCGCGAGGGGCAGGTGCTCTTCACCTACCTGCACCTGGCCGCCTCCAAGGAGTGCACCGACGCGCTGATCGACCGGAAGGTCACCGGCATCGCGTACGAGACCGTCGAGCTGCCCGACCGGTCGTTGCCGCTGCTCGCCCCGATGTCCGAGGTGGCCGGCCGGCTCGCCCCGCAGGTGGGCGCCTTCTACATGATGCGCACCGGCGGTGGGCGCGGCGTGCTGCCCGGCGGCGTGTCCGGGGTGTACGCGGCCAAGACCGTGGTCATCGGCGCCGGCGTCTCCGGCATGAACGCCGCCGTGATCGCGCTGGGCCTGCAGTCCGAGGTGCTGCTGCTGGACAAGAACGTCGCCCGGCTGCGCCAGGCCGACGCCATCTACCGGGGCCACCTGCAGACGGTCGCCTCCAACGCGTACGAGATCGAGCGGGCCGTGCTCGACGCCGACCTGGTCATCGGCGCGGTGCTGGTGCCCGGCGCCAAGGCGCCGACCCTGATCTCCAACGAGCTGGTCTCCCGGATGAAGCCGGGCAGCGTGCTGGTCGACATCGCCATCGACCAGGGTGGCTGCTTCGAGGACTCGCGCCCCACCACGCACGCCGACCCGGTCTACAAGGTGCACGAGTCGATCTTCTACTGCGTGGCGAACATGCCGGGCGCGGTGCCGAACACCAGCACCTACGCGCTGACCAACGTCACCCTGCCGTACGCCCTGGAGTTGGCCAACCAGGGCTGGCGCGAGGCGCTGCGCCGCGACCCGGCGCTGGCGCTGGGCCTGAACACCCACGACGGCCGGGTCACCTACGGCCCGGTCGCCGAGTCGCACGGCATGGACGTGCTCCCGCTGGCCGACGTGCTGGCCTGA
- a CDS encoding site-specific tyrosine recombinase XerD, translating into MTGIADRAGAGEQPAPALRRAVRGYLDHLTVERGLSANTLASYRRDLERYLATLVDAGIGDLASVGAGVVESHLARLRAGDDAHPPLAVSSAARAASAVRGLHRFALREGLAGADPSRDVRPPTPPRRLPRALPVHDVVRLLETAGPVTATGDGAPLALRDRALLEFLYGTGARISEAVGAAVDDLDADEGTVLLRGKGGRVRLVPIGGYAVEAVRAYLVRARPGLASTGRGTPAVFLNARGGALTRQGAWAILRRAAGRAGLPVDGPAAVSPHTLRHSYATHLLDGGADVRVVQELLGHASVTTTQVYTLVTVERLREVYATAHPRARG; encoded by the coding sequence CTGACCGGCATCGCGGACAGGGCCGGCGCGGGCGAGCAGCCCGCACCGGCCCTGCGCCGTGCCGTGCGCGGCTATCTCGACCACCTCACCGTCGAGCGGGGCCTGTCCGCGAACACCCTCGCCTCGTACCGCCGGGACCTGGAGCGCTACCTGGCGACCCTGGTGGACGCCGGCATCGGCGACCTCGCGTCGGTCGGCGCCGGCGTCGTCGAATCGCACCTGGCCCGGCTGCGCGCCGGCGACGACGCGCACCCGCCGCTGGCGGTCTCCTCGGCCGCCCGCGCGGCCAGCGCGGTACGCGGCCTGCACCGCTTCGCGCTGCGCGAGGGGCTGGCCGGCGCCGACCCCAGCCGAGACGTCCGCCCGCCCACCCCGCCGCGCCGGCTGCCCCGCGCGCTGCCGGTCCACGACGTGGTCCGGCTGCTGGAGACCGCCGGCCCGGTCACCGCGACCGGCGACGGCGCGCCGCTCGCGCTGCGCGACCGGGCGCTGCTGGAATTTCTGTACGGCACCGGGGCGCGGATCTCCGAGGCGGTCGGCGCCGCCGTGGACGACCTCGACGCCGACGAGGGCACCGTGCTGCTGCGCGGCAAGGGCGGCCGGGTGCGGCTGGTGCCGATCGGCGGGTACGCCGTCGAGGCGGTGCGCGCCTACCTGGTCCGGGCCCGGCCCGGGCTGGCCTCGACCGGCCGGGGCACCCCGGCGGTCTTCCTCAACGCCCGCGGCGGCGCGTTGACCCGGCAGGGCGCCTGGGCCATCCTGCGGCGCGCCGCCGGCCGGGCCGGGCTGCCGGTCGACGGGCCCGCCGCGGTCTCCCCGCACACCCTGCGCCACTCCTACGCCACCCACCTGCTCGACGGCGGCGCCGACGTGCGGGTGGTCCAGGAGTTGCTCGGGCACGCATCGGTGACCACCACCCAGGTCTACACCCTGGTGACCGTCGAGCGGCTGCGCGAGGTGTACGCCACCGCCCACCCGCGCGCCCGGGGCTGA
- a CDS encoding ParA family protein has protein sequence MAGNGDRAETWTSELREQQATLGADLGPADPAAYTMRKPIPEPMPTDRHGPARIIAMANQKGGVGKTTTTINLGAALAEYGRKVLLVDFDPQGALSVGLGVNPHNLDLSVYNLLMQDDVLAEDVLIKTDVAGLHLLPANIDLSAAEIQLVNEVAREMALARILRTVRKEYDYILIDCQPSLGLLAINALTVAHGVLIPLECEFFSLRGVALLLDTIDKVRERLNFDLELEGILATMYDSRTTHCRQVLQRVVEAFGDKVYQTVITKTVKFPESTVAGAPITTLDPASSGARNYRQLAREVIAAQSER, from the coding sequence ATGGCTGGCAACGGTGACCGTGCCGAGACCTGGACGTCGGAGCTCCGCGAGCAGCAGGCCACGCTCGGCGCGGACCTGGGTCCGGCGGACCCGGCGGCCTACACGATGCGCAAGCCCATCCCCGAGCCGATGCCCACCGATCGGCACGGCCCGGCGCGCATCATCGCGATGGCCAACCAGAAGGGCGGCGTCGGCAAGACCACCACCACCATCAACCTGGGCGCGGCGCTGGCCGAGTACGGCCGCAAGGTGCTGCTGGTCGACTTCGACCCGCAGGGCGCGCTCTCGGTGGGGCTGGGGGTCAACCCGCACAACCTCGACCTGTCCGTCTACAACCTGCTCATGCAGGACGACGTCCTCGCCGAGGACGTCCTGATCAAGACCGACGTCGCGGGCCTGCACCTGCTTCCGGCCAACATCGACCTCTCCGCCGCCGAGATCCAGCTGGTCAACGAGGTCGCCCGCGAGATGGCCCTGGCCCGGATCCTGCGGACGGTCCGCAAGGAGTACGACTACATCCTGATCGACTGCCAGCCGTCGCTCGGTCTCCTGGCGATCAACGCGCTGACCGTCGCGCACGGTGTGCTCATCCCGCTCGAGTGCGAGTTCTTCAGCCTGCGCGGCGTCGCGCTGCTGCTGGACACCATCGACAAGGTGCGCGAGCGGCTCAACTTCGACCTGGAGCTCGAGGGCATCCTCGCCACCATGTACGACAGCCGCACCACGCACTGCCGGCAGGTGCTGCAGCGGGTTGTCGAGGCGTTCGGCGACAAGGTCTACCAGACGGTCATCACCAAGACGGTGAAGTTCCCCGAGTCCACCGTGGCCGGTGCTCCGATCACCACGCTGGACCCGGCGTCCTCCGGGGCGCGCAACTACCGTCAACTGGCCCGTGAGGTGATCGCCGCCCAGTCGGAGCGGTAG
- a CDS encoding segregation and condensation protein A — translation MTAPPLDPPAGPHEAAAPAVAAELAVEADGVLPTAPAVPAEETSGFTVRLANFSGPFDLLLQLISKHKLDVTEVALHKVTDEFIAYIRAMGDKWDLDEASEFLLIAATLLDLKAARLLPAAEVEDEADLALLEARDLLFARLLQYKAYKEAAAHIAELEAVGGRRYPRAVSLEPRYAEALPDLVLGIGPQRLLKLAVKAMTPKPVPEVSIAHVHMVRVSVREHAGILATRLRRAGTATFSLLCADCEATLEVVARFLALLELYREGLVAFVQEQALEELTVRWTGPTDGDTELHVDEYAGAPADPESTSVPAGPADPEPVDAAEPEPDPVAAGEAGGADETATTEGERDE, via the coding sequence GTGACCGCGCCACCCCTCGACCCGCCGGCCGGGCCGCACGAGGCCGCCGCCCCGGCGGTCGCCGCCGAGCTGGCCGTCGAGGCCGACGGCGTGCTGCCGACCGCCCCGGCGGTCCCCGCCGAGGAGACCTCCGGCTTCACCGTGCGGCTGGCCAACTTCAGCGGCCCGTTCGACCTGCTGCTGCAACTGATCAGCAAGCACAAACTCGATGTCACCGAGGTGGCCCTGCACAAGGTCACCGACGAGTTCATCGCCTACATCCGGGCCATGGGCGACAAGTGGGACCTCGACGAGGCCAGCGAGTTCCTGCTGATCGCCGCGACCCTGCTCGACCTGAAGGCGGCCCGGCTGCTACCCGCCGCCGAGGTGGAGGACGAGGCGGACCTCGCCCTGCTGGAGGCGCGGGACCTGCTCTTCGCCCGGCTGTTGCAGTACAAGGCGTACAAGGAGGCGGCGGCGCACATCGCCGAGCTGGAGGCGGTCGGCGGTCGGCGGTATCCGCGGGCGGTCAGCCTGGAGCCCCGTTACGCCGAGGCGCTGCCCGACCTGGTGCTCGGCATCGGCCCGCAGCGGCTGTTGAAGCTGGCCGTGAAGGCGATGACCCCGAAGCCGGTGCCGGAGGTCTCCATCGCCCACGTGCACATGGTCCGGGTCAGCGTCCGGGAACACGCCGGGATCCTCGCCACCCGGCTGCGCCGGGCCGGTACGGCCACCTTCTCGCTGCTCTGCGCCGATTGCGAGGCCACCCTGGAGGTGGTGGCCCGGTTCCTCGCGCTGCTGGAGTTGTACCGGGAGGGCTTGGTGGCTTTCGTGCAGGAGCAGGCTCTGGAGGAGCTGACCGTGCGCTGGACCGGCCCGACCGACGGCGACACCGAGCTGCACGTCGACGAGTACGCCGGTGCCCCGGCCGACCCGGAGTCGACGAGCGTGCCGGCAGGCCCGGCCGACCCGGAGCCGGTGGATGCGGCCGAGCCAGAGCCGGACCCCGTTGCGGCGGGGGAGGCCGGGGGAGCGGACGAGACGGCAACGACGGAGGGGGAGCGCGATGAGTGA
- the scpB gene encoding SMC-Scp complex subunit ScpB — MSDEERRDSLADQAAAWVPPWDRPRPPTPTVSDSDEEAVAVDDRVAEPIPSGTAEPALPGTAEPALPGTAEPALPGTAEPALPGTAEPALPGTAEPALPGTAEPIPSRPVTSDPIPAEGLGGEPPGPESSKIAEEAGAPGAGAAAGEGVAGDVPPRSVVGRRRVPAAPEPAPELSDAELRGALEAILLVVDEPVSELILAQVLEQPAERVGPMLDEIAAGYTAAGHGFELRRAAGGWRLYTRPEYATYVERFVLDGQSVRLTQAALETLAVVAYKQPVTRSRISAIRGVNCDGVIRTLVTRGLVEECGTEPDSGAFLYRTTTLFLEKLGLNTVDELPPLAPFLPDDVEELADATQ, encoded by the coding sequence ATGAGTGACGAGGAACGCCGGGACTCCCTGGCCGACCAGGCCGCCGCCTGGGTCCCCCCGTGGGACCGACCCCGTCCGCCCACACCCACCGTCTCCGACTCCGACGAAGAAGCCGTCGCCGTTGACGACCGCGTCGCCGAGCCGATTCCGTCCGGCACTGCCGAGCCGGCCCTGCCCGGCACCGCCGAGCCGGCCCTGCCCGGCACCGCCGAGCCGGCCCTGCCCGGCACCGCCGAGCCGGCCCTGCCCGGCACCGCCGAGCCGGCCCTGCCCGGCACCGCCGAGCCGGCCCTGCCCGGCACCGCCGAGCCGATTCCGTCCCGGCCCGTCACCAGCGATCCGATTCCTGCGGAAGGTCTTGGAGGGGAACCACCCGGGCCGGAATCTTCAAAGATCGCGGAGGAGGCGGGCGCGCCGGGCGCGGGCGCGGCGGCGGGGGAGGGCGTCGCTGGGGACGTACCCCCGCGGTCGGTTGTGGGGCGGCGGAGGGTGCCGGCCGCGCCGGAGCCCGCGCCGGAGTTGTCCGACGCCGAGCTGCGCGGCGCGCTGGAGGCGATCCTGCTGGTGGTCGACGAGCCGGTCAGCGAGCTGATCCTGGCCCAGGTGCTGGAGCAGCCGGCCGAGCGGGTCGGGCCGATGCTCGACGAGATCGCCGCCGGTTACACCGCTGCCGGGCACGGTTTCGAGCTGCGCCGGGCGGCTGGCGGCTGGCGGCTGTACACCCGGCCGGAATACGCGACCTATGTCGAACGGTTCGTATTGGACGGGCAGTCCGTGCGGCTGACCCAGGCGGCGCTGGAGACCCTCGCCGTGGTCGCCTACAAGCAGCCGGTGACCCGCTCGCGTATTTCCGCCATCCGCGGTGTGAACTGCGATGGGGTCATCCGTACGCTGGTTACCCGCGGCCTGGTCGAGGAGTGCGGCACCGAACCGGACAGCGGGGCGTTCCTCTACCGGACCACCACGCTGTTCCTGGAGAAGCTCGGGCTGAACACCGTCGACGAACTGCCGCCACTCGCACCCTTCCTGCCCGACGACGTAGAAGAGCTTGCTGATGCCACGCAATGA